Within Terriglobales bacterium, the genomic segment GACCACGCTGGAGAAGATCGCGCTCGAGATCCGCCACCTGCAGCGCACCGAGGTGCGCGAGGCGGAGGAGTTCTTCAGCCAGAAACAGAAGGGCTCGAGTGCGATGCCACACAAGCGCAACCCAGTGACGTGCGAGCAGGTCTGCGGCCTCGCCCGCGTGGTGCGCGCGAACGCGCAGGCGGCCTTCGAGAACGTGGCGCTCTGGCACGAGCGCGACATCTCGCACTCCTCGGTCGAGCGCGTCATCCTGCCCGACTCCACCATCCTCATCGACTACATGTTGCAGAAGACCGCGAACCTGGTGGACACGATGTTCGTTTACCCCAAGCGCATGCTGGCGAACCTGGAATCCACCGGCGGGCTGGTCTTCAGCGGGCAGTTGCTGCTCGACCTCGCGGAAAGCGGGATGTCGCGCGAGCAGGCCTATCGCGTCGTCCAGAAGCACGCGATGAACGCGTGGAAGAAGGGCGAGAACTTCCGCCAGCTCGTGCTCAAGGACAAGCAGATCACCGCGCGCGTTCCCAAGGCAAAGATCGAGCGGGCGTTCGACCTGAACCGCCAGCTCCGGAACGTGGACCGGATCTTCGAAAGAGTGTTTGGGACGGCCGCGAAAAAACGTTAACCACAAAGGACACGAAGGTTCACGAAGGCGTTTCCGGATTTTCCTTCGTGGTACTTCGTGTCCCTTGTGGTTAAAGATTTTTTAGAGCCGATTGATGATGCTCGCCACGTAGCCCGCGCCGAAGCCGTTGTCGATGTTCACCACGCTGACGTTTGAGGCGCAGGAGTTCAGCATCCCCAGCAGGGCCGCCAGGCCCTCGAAGCTCGCGCCGTAGCCGACCGAGGTCGGCACCGCGATGACCGGCACGCCGACCAGGCCGCCGACCACGCTCGGCAGCGCGCCCTCCATCCCGGCGCACACGATGACCACGCGCGCGTCGGTGAGCGCCTTGCGGTTCGCCAGCAGGCGATGGATGCCGGCGACGCCCACGTCGTAGAGATGCTGGACGTCGTTGCCCATGACCTCGGCGGTGACGACCGCTTCTTCCGCGACGGGAATGTCGGAGGTCCCGGCCGAGACCACGGCGATCTTCCCCTTGCCGTGCTTGCGCGTGTCCTGCTCGAGCACGATGGCGCTCGCGAGCTCGCGGTACTCCGCCTTCCTCACCTTCTTGCGGACGGCGTCGAACTGTTGCCGGGTCGCGCGCGTGGCGAGGACGTTCGTGCCGGGCCGGGCGAGCCTGGCGAAGATGCCGGCGACCTGCGCCGGCGACTTCCCTTTTCCCAGGATGACCTCAGGCATGCCGGCGCGCAGCGCGCGGTGGTGGTCCACCTTGGCGAAATCGAGGTCTTCGAAGGGCAGGTGGCGCAGGCGCGCAACCGCCTCGTCGGGCGAGAGCTTGCGCGCGCGCACCTGGTCGAAGAGCTTCTTTATTCCTTCAGCATTCACGGCCAGCCAGACTAAACCAAAATCCACCACAGAGACACAGAGGCACAGAGGAATCCATTTCTTTGCGTTCTCTGTGTCTCTGTGTCTCTGTGGTAGGTCTGGTCTTACGCGGCCGAGCGCCGGCGCGGACGCCGCGAGCGCCGCGAGGTCGCCGGATGCGGGCGGCCGGCCTGCCAGCCTTCGATGTAGTCGCGGTAGCTCTCGTACTTCTCGAGCGGGGTGGCGTTGAAGACGCAGAACACGTCCTGCCGCACGCGCAGCGCGGCGCGGCCGCGACGCTCGCCGCCCACCTTCCAGTAGAGCGCGTCGATGTTCTGCAGCACGGTGACGACGCGCTCGCGGTCCAGGCGCGCGGCCGCCTCGATCGGCAGGTGATTGGGCGCGAGGTGCGCCTCGCCGAAGGCGACCACCAGGATGGCGCCAGGATGCCGCTTGCGGATCTCGGCGAGCTTCACGGCGGCGTGGCGGTCGCGCTCGGCGATGCGGCGCATGTCGCCGCGCGGCACGCAGTCCACGCCGTAGACCGCGGCGCAGTGCGCGCGGCCGGCGTGCAGCATGGCGGCGAACGGCGTCCAGGCGTAGCCCCAGCTCGATTCGTACCGCACCCGCATGCGCAGCTCGCGGTCGTCGAGCTCACGGCGCAGCCAGGCGTCGAGCGCGCGCTGGTCGCGCGCGTAGAACATCTCCAGGCCCAGCACCACCGGCCGCCCGCTCTCGCGCGCGAGCCGCTCCACCAGCTCCGCGACGTAGAGCTGCGAAGATGGCAGCGTGTGGTAGTCCCCGACCAGCAGGACGTCGGCGGCGCACAGCTCGGCGCCAAGTTCGGCTTCCTTCAGAACCGACTGGTAGCTGCGATAGGCCTGGTAGAAATCGCGCAGGTAGGGGTGGCGCGCGCAGGAGTCGGCGGCCGCGAGCCGGCGGCGCAGCGCCGCAACGGCGGCGGGCTGCGCGGGCGACGGTCTGGGCAGCGTGGTAGCCATGCACGTCCTGGCGGGACGCCAGGGGGCCGCCCGTTCCGTGACTATTCCTCTGTTATCCTCGGGTCCGCAGAGCTCAGACCCTGTACTCCATAGGATGCCGACCATGGCTGCCGTGCTTGCCAACATCACCGTCGCCATGACCGGAGCCTCCGGCTCGGTGTTCACGCGCGAGCTGCTGCGGGCGCTGGAGCGCGAGAGCCGCGTGGCAACGGTGAACTTCATCGCGTCGGACAGCGCGCTGCGCGTGATGGCGGAAGAGCTGGGCGCGACCGGCCGCGCGAACGTCGTGCAGCGCCTGCTGGGAAAGTCCGCGCCCAAGCGCCTCAAGACCAGGCTGCAGAACAACAGCGACATCGGGGCGAACGTGGCCTCGGGCAGCTACCCGTCGGACGCCATGGTCGTGATCCCCTGCTCGGTCGGGACGCTGGCGCGCATCGCCTGCGGGCTCGCCGACCGCCTGATCGAGCGCGCCGCCGACGTCTGCCTGAAGGAGCAGCGCCCGCTCATCCTGTGCGTGCGCGAGACCCCGCTCAACAAGATCCACATCGAGAACATGCGGCGCGCGGCCGACGCCGGCGCCACCATCTTCCCGCTCATCCCGACCTTCTATAACAAGCCGCGTTCGTCGGACGAGATGGCGCGCGAGTTCGCCAACCGCGTCCTCCAGCACCTCGGCCTGCGCCAGGCGGGCGCCTACCGCTGGAAAGGCTAGTTCACCACGGAGACACGGAGTACACGAAGGAAGCCCTTTCCATTCTGTCTCCGCGGCCTCCGTGCCTCGGTGGTGAAATTCGCGATTGAACCAGCTACTTACCCGCGCTATTGTGGGCGTACACCGGAAAGGAGGTGGTCCAGTGACAAAAAGATCTGAAGAAGGCAGTAGTCGTCTGAGACCGACGACAGGTGAGGTGGCTGAGGCTTAGGGCATCCGCTCTCAAGCCTTATCGTCCCACTTGGTGTAGGGACCGCTCGACGTGAGCGGAAGCCTCAAGCCAATCTCAACAGTTCACCGAACGGCCCGTCCTACGGCGGGCCGTTTTCATTTGGCTTTCGCGAAGCCCTTGCGGATGACTTCTTCCGCCGCGTCCGCGATGGGAAAGCTGTCGAGCTCCTGCTCGGTCAGCCAGCGAACCTCGCTCACGTCGCTCGCCGCCCGCAGCTTGCCGCCGGTGACTTGGCAGAGGTAGTCGATCAGGACGTAGTGGTAGCGGGTCTTGCCGGCCTCGTCGGCGACGATGCGGTCGTAGACCTCGAGCACGTCGATGGGGAGGACGTCGAGGCCGGTCTCTTCCCTGGCTTCGCGGACCACGCCGGCGCGCAGCGTCTCGCCCAGCTCCAGCACGCCGCCGGGGATCGACCACTCGCCCTTGAGCGGCTCGGTGGCGCGGCGCACCACCAGCGCCCGGCCGCGGTCGATGATGATCGCGCCCACGCCGATCAGGGGACGGTCGGGATATTCGCGCTTCATCTTGTCTGTCATCCTGAGCGCCGCGTGAACGAAGTGAACGCAAGCGAAGGAGCTGCTCCAGCTACGGCATCGTGAGCCCGGAAGCCGTCGCGCAGCAGGTCCTTCGCTCGGATGCACTCACATTCGTGAGCGCATCCGTCGCTCAGGATGACATTCTAAGAGAAGAAGCCTCTTGGACTGACGTCCACGATCTTCCAGCCATGCGTGCCGCGCTCGATGGTGAGGCGGAGCTGCTCCTGGCGGCGGACCGGCTGGGCGTTCTCGG encodes:
- the larB gene encoding nickel pincer cofactor biosynthesis protein LarB; its protein translation is MNAEGIKKLFDQVRARKLSPDEAVARLRHLPFEDLDFAKVDHHRALRAGMPEVILGKGKSPAQVAGIFARLARPGTNVLATRATRQQFDAVRKKVRKAEYRELASAIVLEQDTRKHGKGKIAVVSAGTSDIPVAEEAVVTAEVMGNDVQHLYDVGVAGIHRLLANRKALTDARVVIVCAGMEGALPSVVGGLVGVPVIAVPTSVGYGASFEGLAALLGMLNSCASNVSVVNIDNGFGAGYVASIINRL
- a CDS encoding ChaN family lipoprotein; this encodes MATTLPRPSPAQPAAVAALRRRLAAADSCARHPYLRDFYQAYRSYQSVLKEAELGAELCAADVLLVGDYHTLPSSQLYVAELVERLARESGRPVVLGLEMFYARDQRALDAWLRRELDDRELRMRVRYESSWGYAWTPFAAMLHAGRAHCAAVYGVDCVPRGDMRRIAERDRHAAVKLAEIRKRHPGAILVVAFGEAHLAPNHLPIEAAARLDRERVVTVLQNIDALYWKVGGERRGRAALRVRQDVFCVFNATPLEKYESYRDYIEGWQAGRPHPATSRRSRRPRRRSAA
- a CDS encoding UbiX family flavin prenyltransferase, whose protein sequence is MAAVLANITVAMTGASGSVFTRELLRALERESRVATVNFIASDSALRVMAEELGATGRANVVQRLLGKSAPKRLKTRLQNNSDIGANVASGSYPSDAMVVIPCSVGTLARIACGLADRLIERAADVCLKEQRPLILCVRETPLNKIHIENMRRAADAGATIFPLIPTFYNKPRSSDEMAREFANRVLQHLGLRQAGAYRWKG
- a CDS encoding NUDIX hydrolase; this encodes MTDKMKREYPDRPLIGVGAIIIDRGRALVVRRATEPLKGEWSIPGGVLELGETLRAGVVREAREETGLDVLPIDVLEVYDRIVADEAGKTRYHYVLIDYLCQVTGGKLRAASDVSEVRWLTEQELDSFPIADAAEEVIRKGFAKAK